CTGACTCGTGGATTAGGACTCACTAATGCCTGAACTACGTAAAACTCTTTGTCTATTCTATTTACTGGATTTAATATTTCTTAAGCTCTATTTTAATTTGTTTCTGaaaatctctaaaatattttggtgctttcattgaatGCTGAGGAAAAATCTAAGCCACAGTATTGTTGAAACTATGGTGGCTACACGAAAAATAATCACAAAGAAGACTCCTCAAGGCAGCCTTGACGTCGTAATAGAAGATGTAAACCCTCTCTCTCCAGAGCACACCCAACCGAGCAATGCGAGAGAAGGGGATGCATCAGAAGCTGACAACCGAGAGGGTAACTTAGACAAGCATCGCAAACAGGGTGAAGAAGACTGTGAAATTGAAGACGAGGAGGAAGATGATGATGGATACGTCAAGGACGAGTACTATAAATATGGGTATTATTATGAACAAGACCTAAAAGTAGTTCGAGTGTCCAAAGAGCTGCATGAGACCCAGGAAAAGTTAGCCCGTCAAGAGAAGTTTTCTCAAAAGATGGAGAGTATGATGACACGCCTCCAAGAAAAGCTCGAAGATTTGGAAGAGGACTCTGAAGAAGATGCCTTGGTGGAACTCTTCAATGGAAACAACAGGGAAAACCCTACTAACGCTGAAACCTCAGCTCCTGCAAAGGACAAGGGGAAGGTGAAGGTGGGTGACCCTCAAAACTTGACAGCTCCCGAACCTCCTAGAAAAAGCGTGAATCCAACCAATAAACCTTTGCAGGCGCTGAAGGCCACCGATGCCTCTGGGCTTGGACGTCCTTCTGCTCTGAAAGGTCCTGTTGCGCAAAAAAGGCCTGGTGCGATAGGACAGTACTCTGATGATAGTTGGTCCACCGTGGACCTTCGAAGGCGTCTCGATGCTAAGTATGAAAAAGCTAAAGGAGAAAAGGCGACGCCACGTGGAAATGACCTCAGGTGAACGATAAGGCTCGCGAGTGCGACCTTCCAAATAGTGACACAAAGAGGTTGGAGGAGCAGATTGTTGCCTTAACCAAACTTGTCTGGAAATAGAGTGGGGCCTTTTCGGATTCAATTGATGAAGTTCCTGATGAGTCAGTCACGGAACTGCCAGTCTAGAAGGTCTACGTTGACGGAGCGTCAAATAAAAAGGAAGTCGAAGCAGGAATTGTACTAATCTTTCCTCAAGGACATCAGCTCGAAGGCGCCATTCGCTTTGAATTTTCAGCCTCCAACAACGAATCAGAATATGAGGCTATGCTAGTTGGCTTGCAATTGGCTAAAGTAGGAGCCTACGTTATTGAAGTGTACAACGATTCCCAGCTGGTGGTGAATCAAATATTCGGGGAATATCAAACCAAGAGTGAGAAGATGGCTGCCTATGTAACACGGTCCCGGGAATTGCTACATGGATTCAAAAGCTACAACATCCACCAAGTTCCAAGGGACCAAAATTCATTCGCGGACATGTTGGCTAAACTTGCAACACACTTGGAGATCGTACAATATAGAGTAGTGCTTGTAGGCCATCTGAAAGCTCCAAGTATGGCTGGATTGTGAACAGTGTCAGAGATACGCGAAGGTTCCGCGTGCATCACCTATTGAGATTATTCTCATGCAGAGTCCATGGCCATCTGCGGTGTGGGGAATAGACCTATTGGGATCACTACCAACTGGACAAGAGGAGGACCAATTTATAAATACAGGCTGATCCCAAAAGCCACTTGCGAGGCGAGAGCTGGATAGCTCGAGCGACGGTTATACATTTTTTGACACAGGATCAGATCTTGTCCCCAATGTTAGATCATGGTAGTGCATGCACCTCACCTTTGAATATACCTTTTTGTCTAATGGCTTGTCTAGGCGTCTTATTTTCAAGGTGCAACCTTTTGGCGACGCGTGTCTTGTACATACAATGGTCCCCAATGTACAGTTGCCTCAATGCACGAGAATGAACTTTCTTGGGGGTCCAATAGTCAGTATTTTATGTGAATTTTACTCCAATAGTGGGCTCTTTTATAGAAACCCTAAATGGGTCATGGGGTTACCAGTACTTATAAATACCCTTTTATTCCCACATAGAAGGGGATCACAAAAAAGACAGCCGAAACTCTGTTAAAATTCCTCTaagcttttttcttcttcaagagAAATCAAGAGAGCAGAGTTGAGGTTTTATGTAAACACCACTGTAAAATATTATACCAGTCATTTAAGGCCAAAATACTGACTCGTAGATTAAGGTTCATTAACGCCTGAATATGTAAAACTCTTTGTCTATTTTGCTTACTGCATTTAATATTTCTTAGgctctattttaattagtttccaAAAATCTCGGTAAACATCTTCAAATTCATATAATGGAAAACGATTTTGGTTGATATGTTGGAATGAAATATAACacacttttattattattattattattattattgacgTTTATTTCTTTCACTAGAACTCTATAAAAATTCTTGCTAATTTGAGCATGACAAGAGTTGATTAAGATTGTATGCTTGTGCACTATGAGTGTGCCAATTCTTGCCAAGCCGTGACACAATGTATCTCCTGGAGGTCCTAGGATGCTTTTACGGTGTGGGGGGCATGGGGTGCCATGAGGGTGTTTCAATTCAAATGTTCCTGTTGTTGTTTTGCTTTTGACAAGTAGTGTGACTGGAAAGAAACATTAGAATTATCAATGATGAAGAAGAGGACGTggtgttttttttctttgatacaaaattaagcATTGTATGACTATGCGGATCTTCAACAAGGATTGTAACACATACTCCTCAACACTTCTTTGTGATTGGCATTAATTGTTGTAATGTGATAGTTTCATCTCTTATATAATTGctttgatattttattaatctcttattaataaaaaatttgtttcacacacacacatatatatttatataaagattTATACATACATAATAAAGACACAGCTCTTAGTAAGTACATTGCTACTTGTAATCATTGAACCATTGTGGATATTTGCAATTGAATTTTCATCATTCTTTGAAAGAATGTACTTGATATTTTCTTGAATGGTTTCCTTAGTATTGGCTCTTTCTCAGAATGTATAATTTATTCacttttggaaattaaatatcaTATCTTATATTTACTGCTAGCCATAAAATATTTGTCCATCAATGAACTTTCAATAACTTTATCTCTGGATAAATTTGTCTGACCTTTCTTGGAGAATTTTTCATTGATGCAGAATATATTTCCTCGGATATTTGGCCATGAAGCATCGGGGTAACCTTTTCCCCATTTTTCAATTACATAATTTGCGGTTCCCCTTCATGTTAGCTCATACGACGAAAATGGATTTTGGTCACTGTCACAAATTCTCAGCGTGTTCCCTTTTTGAGTGTCAGTTTAATCAATGTGCTTTTCCATATTATCTTTTTCTTTGGGTATGGGGTATTACTTAATTTTACTCTAAATCTCTAATTTAATTATGCATCTTAGAGGTTATTCTCTACTACGTCTGAGTCTTAACCATCATAAAGAGTTAAGGATTATTGTCTCATGTTTTATTGTTAAGTATGACAtacaattattattttgtttttattctcTTAGGAATTTCACTTATTGGtattaacaaataaacagaAAAATGACTTCAAAAcagcatattttatttttttaaatctgtAATCATATCAACATTTCTATTATATGTCGTTCAGTTAATGTTCTTCATTAAAATGTTCAGGATTGTCGAGAGTGTGGGGCAGGGAGTAACTGAATTTAGTGAGGGGGACCATGTGCTTACAGTATTCACAGGAGAATGCTTCACATGCAGACAATGTGTATCTGGTAAAAGCAACATATGCCAAGTATTGGGCTTGGAGAGGAGAGGTTTAATGCATAGTGATCAAAAGACACGCTTCTTCATAAAAGGAAAGCCTGTTTATCATTATTGTGCAGTTTCTAGTTTTAGTGAATATATCGTTGTTCATTCTGGATGTGCTGTCAAAGTCAACTCCGATGTCCCTCTAGACAAAATATGCCTTCTAAGCTGTGGAGTAGCTGCAGGTATCATTTAAAAGAATTCATTTTCTAAAGATATCGATaccttttgattttttgttttttttttctttatttataatttttcttgcaatatctgcgtataaatattcatatttggGCTATgtgcaaattaaagaaaaagtcAAATTTGACAATTGGAATGGAATTAGTGCAGGAAATGATAATTTCAAATGATGAAATTAAGATTAACAAATTGTCTGAAGTAAAAATCACACACAAAcattctctttattttttttttcttttcttaatccATGTCACCAAAGGCataatttttatattcattgTTGATATAGAGTTGAAATGTAAAAGAATAGTTCTCAAATATTTTTTGTGCAGAAAATTATGTTTTTAGATATGTATTTGGTAAAGGGAAAAAGATGAAGCTAGGAAAATGTAGTGTGATAGTTGGATAGGAGACTCGTCCTTGGAAATAGATGAGTATATTATTGTGGGTTGTATCAGATGCTTATCAGAAATGAAAATTCAACTGGTTGAGTAATCTAAAGAAAGGAATTGAAGTTCGTTGCTAGGTCTGGGTGCTGCTTGGAATGTTGCTGATATATCTAAAGGATCAACTGTTGTGATATTTGGTCTTGGAACAGTAGGCCTTTCTGTAAGTTCATAGACTTGATAATATGTTTACATTTCACTATGTTTCTCAACAATTGGCTCCTAAACTATGATTACAAACATGAAATGCATTTTTTTCTTTACAGGTTGCACAAGGTGCTAAGCTTAGGGGAGCATCTAGAGTAATTGGTGTAGACacaaatcctgaaaaaattgtaaaaGGTACCGACTTATTCTCTTCTAAGATTGGATTTATAAGGTTAATGCATGTAAAATTCTTGATGAATAATTTGTACTATTTTGGGTCCACAGCAAGTGGTTTTGGAATCACAGAATTTTTCAATCCTAATGACTGTAGCGAACCTATTCAGCAGGTATTTTATTCATCTAAACCACCATAATGAAAACTATCCTTCCCTTGACAATCATATTAGCTGActttaaagaataaaaattgGTTGAACATTAACTTATTAGTTGAGTTGGTGGAGTTGTCATTTTTATTGATGTGGCcttaaattaaaacataaatcagtttagataataaaatatgatcaCCAACTTACTTTGGCAACTCCCTTCTTCCAAGAAGTGCTTCATATTTGAGATAAATTTATCTTTGAAACTATTGGAATGTTTTATCGATTCAGGTTATTAAGCGTGTTACAGATGGAGGAGCAGATTACTCCTTTGAGTGTATAGGTGACACTGGAATGATAACTACAGCATTGCAATCATGCTGCGATGTAATTTTTATCACACCTttatatttcataaatatatattttctaaagtGAACTTTGCTTCAACCTTTTTGTGGTGTCTTCTTTCAGGGATGGGGTATAGCTGTCACACTTGGTGTGCCAAAAGTAAAACCAGAAGTATCCGCTCACTATGGAACATTTCTATCTGGGAGAACATTAAAAGGATCTCTATTTGGAGGATGGAGACCTAAATCGGACCTTCCATCATTAGTTAACATGTACATCGAGAAGGTAAGCAGTCATGGCTATATAATTTGTTCTCCATTTCCTTCttttcatataaataataactaACAATATGTGTATGATTCTTAAAGTACTGAAGTTTAGTTATACCATTTTAGTATGTCAGTCTTGAAATTGAAACCAACTTAGTacatgtttaattaataatattttcatatcttgTATATGATAAATTGATATTACCACTTGGGTAGAGCTCACTCCCAAAAGCGACCAATCAATCTCATACTTAAGTGGCGTTTGGTTAGGAGGAATGAAAACATAGGAATATAAATGAGAATCAGAATAGAAATAAGaatagaatggaataaaatttaaaatgtacaaaaaaattaataaaaaaaaccatTAAATTTTTCTTCATGTTAtattggaatggtctttccttccatttcaaaatagaatagtcattctactaaaatagtggaaagagcattctactggaatgacattccaatatttttaaatgcaaccaaacaaagaaatggaataaaaattgtttcctttctaattcattcaattttattaccCCCAACCAAATACCACCTTAGTCCATGTGGGATCTATTCTACGGTGGTCCACTTTGGATGCATGGCTTTGATACCACTTGATACAACTACTTAGGTAGCCTAAGGGAGGAAGTACCCAAGCAGTTATATACTACCAACAAATCGCTTACTTGGTCAATGTGGATCCTAACATAAATCAGTTCAAAATTGTACTTTTCCatagtttttttaatattaaaaaattataaatatgaatggATAAGACCCCAGTACACAACACTTATGCTTACATCAAAAGTAGTCCTGATGACGTAGACATCCGTGTTTGACACGTGGCAAGAAAGAAAACATCCCGGAGTTGAGTAGTCTCGGATCATAGCAAGTCGACCTGGGAGGGGTCCCTAGCCCTGCGTCCAGGTTGACTTTGGGTTAATATTTGCCCTCCAAGTCAACTTTACACTTGTGTGGAGTTGACTTGGTGACGTGAACCAAGCCCGTTTTTCTCGAAATTATCAGGTGGATATCAATTTTGAAAATCTAGGACAATTGTTTCTGTTCTTCAAGCATTTCCACTAAGAGTAGGAGTTTGAATTCCCATTCCCTGTTGAATAGTggaattcgaaattctaagtataaaaagagaagagaaaagatGAATATTTTTTCTTACCATTTATCTTCTccttttcaacttaaaatttaTATGACTCCTTGAATGGTTTCCTTTGAGTTGAGATATTGTGAAATCATGCCGACATTGAAACGTCAACATTTACAATAGATCTTTGGTTGTTGTCTTAGCATTGACTCTCTTATCACACTGTATGTTTATGTGAATATAGATGCAGTTTTTATCTTCTTTTAGGTTGTAGTGTTGAAGTTCTTTAGCATTCCCTCGGTTGTGTTTCAGTGAACGTGGTCTTGTTCATCTTCTCGGTTGGATAGCGGAGGAGGCCTCCGCCAACTCCTTAACTTTACAGAGTAGGAGGCCTTCAACATCCTCTCGACTTTCCAGCGAACGAGGCCTTCAACATCCCCTCGGCTTTGCAACGGAGGAGACCTTTATCATCTCCTCCAGCTTTACAGCGGAGGAGGTCTTCGTCATCTCCTCGGCTTCACAGCGGAGAATGTCATCTTGGCGACTGTCAACGATGTGTTGTAGCATTCGTTGGTTGTTCTTTGGTCAATTGAGGATGTGACCAACTCTtgaattaatatgcccaagatAAGGGTGATGTTTTCCCCGTCTCGGGTGCACCTTAGAATGATTGCAGGTGCAGTCTCCATTTTTTCCTTGTTCTTTAACCTTAGAGGTCTTCATCGTCCCTTTGTATTCACAATAGAAGAGGCCTTCTTCGTCCCCTTGGTTGTCTTGACAGCAAAGGTGGTCTTCCACTTCCCCTTAACTGTTCTTGTTATCTCGATTTTTGTTCACCTGACGTGGCATGTCTACGTGGACGATATCAGCGCCACGTCGCAGTACAGTTCACCAACAAGAAGGCCAAGTCATCTACTCAGCACTTCAACCAACGGGGAGTCCCGGCACTCAAACGAGATGACGAATGACAGACCAGCCACCTCAAGGAGGCTGGCCGGCCAGCTTCTGGACAGCACAAGGTCGGTATGCTTGCATCCTGCAGGTGCATGATTTGCCAGAACTTGGCCTGGTAGGACTTTGGTGTACAACATTACACGTGGATAGCAAGCTAGACTGCGAATTGGGCCTTAACAACCCATGAAGATAGAGGAAAATATCTATTCTcaaggggcattttagtcatttgtattttatttgataataagGGTTTAAGCTCTTCTATATAAAGGGCTTtatttaaaccctaaaaccctacGTCATAACTAAGTTCAAAATCTTAAGTCTTAAGCTCTAAGTCTGAGAACTTATctcatctttctctctctcacacgCCCATTGCTTCTCTCCACACTTGAGATTTGCCATCTTTGATTCCTACACTGTAACCTTAAGAGAGCTATCGCAGATCCCACCTATAGTGATCTGAATAGTATTATCTCCCAGTATCtatacaactaaaaggggagtaggtcattacctgcTAACTAAGGGGGCCGAACTCTATAAAAATCTTGTGttcttttacttttaatttCTTATTGTGTAACACGTGGCAAGCATCGGAGTTAATACGACTCCGCTGTCGGTTGGCCAAACCTGAGGTCAACAATTATCATAGTGAAGGAGGTTTTCCTCATTCCCTCAGCATAGTCGAGGAGATCTTCTGGGCGGATGTCAACGATGTGTTGTAACATTCACATTCTACTCTTTGGTTGCCAAGGAGACGGTCGATACCAACTGCTGTCGAGATTTTGACAGACATGTGTTAGATAATTGAGATGGCTCGAAGGTCGCTGGGTGTTGACCTTCAAAGGAGACTTGGTGTCGATCACTATGAAGGTTGTCCTAGACCTAGTGATGTTTGCCATGGGGCTGTTTCGACTGTGAGTGGTAATCTGGTCTTACCACAAGGAACGATGTTGGCTCACCTGAAACCATACATGAATTGTTTGCATGACTTCAAATCTTTTAGGGAGTGACTCACTCTTTCTAGTGTCTGTTTTGATTAGAACATTTGGTGATGCCTGATCCTTAAACATCACCTTAGTTGCCATGATGTTTGAAATTTCATTGACACTGTCTGAGCTTGACTGCTCTTGCCCCCCCAATGTTGATCTCTTAGTGACTGGAGTGAAAAACATTgaagttttgtatgttgaagtTATCTGCTGTGAGTGAGATAAACCACTGTTGAGGTGTGGTGGGTTGTTGCTTATGCGCTTGGTGCTCAAACATAAATTCATTTTATGATCATAAGTGAGATGAATCATTGTCGATAAGTAGTGTGGAGAAACCTGTTAGATTTTCTGTATAAGGGCGAAATCATTGGTTGTTGAAGAACCTGGTTTGATGATTTCAACTCATAAAACCTTGTCAAAGAAAAAACTCCAagggaggaaaaagaaaaaagatagaTTGGACTGAACCCGTGCTAAGTACAGCGTCCCATACTTAGGAGGAGGCTTAGCCACTGAAAGAATACCACAACTGGGGCAACGTCCCACTCTCAGAGGGTTTTCTTCAATCAACTAGAAAATTTCTTTTGGATGCAACGTCCTGCTTCCAGAGAGCCTATTGTAAATGATGATGCTGTTCGTTTTTTTTTGTGATTCGAGGAGGAACACTTGCACTAGCACTTTAGATTGATAAACTCGTTGTTATATTCTTGTGTGACCTCAAACGTTTATACTGTAATAGTGCTCATTTTTGGTGTGTAGATAGTCTGTATGTGGAGTTATTCAACTTAATGAACTTACCAGCACTCGCACTAGCACTTCAAGATTAAGAAACTCAGTTACTAGGGATAACGTCAACATTTCATTAAACCAAAGAAATACTAACTCAGGTGTGCGGAATTTTTGAATGCCACTGCAACCCTTGCTCCCGTATACCAGGGTAACACTAGGCTCTCGTATACCAAAGTGTATGTGACATACATGACTCTCGTGTACCATGATTTTTGTGAATGTTCATATAACGTACATAACTCTCATATACTATGTTttatttgccccccaagtgatcGAATAAATACCTCCATTGGTCACTTGTCATACCGAATCCCGTTGGGCTTTGTTGATCATGTGTCTCAGAGAGTTATTACATGTGTAAGCATCTGTCCACTTATTCGGAGATTTATGGGTTGGCAGTGTTTAACTCATTAAAGAAATAACTGTAGTTACCTCAAGACCAACTCTACAAGCTTTGTTTAGCGCTTGAGAGTGTTGTCAGCAGTTGCAGACTTTCGTTTTTCATCAACATTTAGCTTAAGTGATCCCCACTACACTAATGTCTTGTTCGAATAATATTGTAGGGGTCATACCTTAGCGATGGACCTCCCAAATAAAAGATGACTTTGTCGCATCTTATCAGCTCGAGAGGCGATCGTTTCACTTGCACAAGGTAAAGTAAATCTCATTGTGCAGCGTACTGTTTAGGGAACAATTGCTTTATTGATGATATCGTCTCAAATGCTCCCTGTTCCAATACCTTGGTACCAACACTGGATTCAAGTGGCAGTCATAGAAAATTCAAACCTGTTTGTCCCTGGTTCTAACGCTTCAGTGGCGATATAAGGTCCTTCCCTCTTTCAGTGGGAGTCTTCAGTGTCACTTTCTTGATCTATATCTTTAGAAGACTCATAGGACATCTTCATTGCTGCTTCTCTGTTTCTGATCATTGTTGGAAACAAAGGGAGAATCTTTGTCACTGCCTTCCTCTCCTGAGTCGTCTTGGGAAGTAGGGGGAGATTCATCATCACTGTTTTCTTGCTCGAGACTTTCTTGAGAAATAGCAGGGGACTCGTCATCACTATCTCCCTGCTCGAGTTCATCTTAGGAAATAGAAGGAATCTATTTCAGTGAAGGCATTCGATGTTGACTCTTCTTTACTATCTTGGTCAATGTCTCTTCGAGACTCAGGAAATAGATAAGCAGTGTAATTGATTGCATTTGGTTAAGCAACTCCTCTGACCTTCTTGacggcttcttcgagcttgatgaaatcGTCAGCTCTATCTAAAAGCTCTTGAATGGTGTATATTGATTTGAGCTTCAAGTCTTTCAAGAATGGACTCATTTCTGTTAGTCCAGCTGTCATTGCTATGACTTTAGCGTCTTCACTGAGTATCTTCGTCTGTGCGGTGGCCTTTAAGAATTGTTGAAGATGATCCTTTAAAGGTTTGTCTTCTTGTTGCTTGATGTCGACCAAATAGTTGGGCTCGATTGGTCTGTGCCTTGATGGGAAGAATTGGTCATAAAATACTTTCTTGAGCGCTTCCCAGGAAACAATAGATCTCGGGGAAAGCTTGA
This region of Cannabis sativa cultivar Pink pepper isolate KNU-18-1 chromosome 7, ASM2916894v1, whole genome shotgun sequence genomic DNA includes:
- the LOC115697476 gene encoding alcohol dehydrogenase-like 6, which codes for MSSSSLKQSQVITCKAAVAWGSGQPLVMEEVEVSPPQPMEIRVKVVATSLCRTDITAWESQNIFPRIFGHEASGIVESVGQGVTEFSEGDHVLTVFTGECFTCRQCVSGKSNICQVLGLERRGLMHSDQKTRFFIKGKPVYHYCAVSSFSEYIVVHSGCAVKVNSDVPLDKICLLSCGVAAGLGAAWNVADISKGSTVVIFGLGTVGLSVAQGAKLRGASRVIGVDTNPEKIVKASGFGITEFFNPNDCSEPIQQVIKRVTDGGADYSFECIGDTGMITTALQSCCDGWGIAVTLGVPKVKPEVSAHYGTFLSGRTLKGSLFGGWRPKSDLPSLVNMYIEKKIQIDEYITHNLAFGDINKAFDLMKEGKCLRCVIHM